A region from the Thermoanaerobaculia bacterium genome encodes:
- a CDS encoding ATP-binding protein gives MKGDAVDFSAEAAERLETVRSVLSLARPPRAGEINELFRAVHSLKGLAGLKGYSRFAGALHEAESLLDAIRLSRVTWTDRVREALDRFFLRFEAAIDAAASGDDAAFPAEEAIGLLSEARAPASTPPAAPLSAELDLPERTVSCLSEYEESRLRAHRAAGTAIWTIDVAFPLDAFEAALKDLGARLNDGGEWIATLPQVAGFSAEQVAVQLLVAREREPEGLPEDAGLRRVSREPEQPRVAAEETERAAVRTLRLEASRLEALLAEADEARARFQKLSGEMVRLEEGLPPSQRVIAARLRLRLDGSLERLARQAAGIRTVPISRLGDRLSRAAKRILESSGKKAEFRIVGGESEIDRGLADDLADPLLHIVRNAVDHGIESPGERRAAGKPESGTVTLMARSRNSRLLISLADDGRGIDTLAVVRRARELGWIRPEAEPTEEEARAFLFRPGFSTASAVSEISGRGVGLDLVAERVAARHGEVRVLSTPGRGTRFEIEIAIAQAVFDALVVLEQDRAWAFPLAAIARVARESAGDAAIPLSRVVAGTEPAAGPGRVTVFLSDRSAISVARVLRQEMLVVRPVVTGDAAPFLIGASQGRGDDAILVLDPKRIVRAAGGPRPATAGGGAA, from the coding sequence ATGAAGGGCGACGCGGTCGATTTCTCCGCCGAGGCGGCCGAGCGGCTCGAAACCGTCCGCAGCGTGCTCTCGCTCGCGCGGCCGCCCCGGGCCGGAGAGATCAACGAGCTCTTCCGCGCGGTACATTCGCTCAAGGGGCTCGCCGGGCTGAAGGGGTATTCGCGGTTCGCGGGCGCGCTGCACGAGGCGGAGAGCCTCCTCGACGCGATCCGCCTGTCGCGGGTGACGTGGACCGATCGCGTGCGCGAGGCGCTCGATCGGTTCTTCCTGCGGTTCGAGGCGGCGATCGACGCCGCGGCCTCGGGAGACGACGCGGCCTTTCCGGCGGAGGAGGCGATCGGACTCCTCTCGGAGGCGCGCGCACCGGCGTCGACCCCGCCCGCGGCTCCGCTGTCCGCCGAGCTCGATCTGCCGGAACGGACGGTGTCGTGCCTCTCCGAGTACGAGGAGAGCCGGCTGCGCGCGCATCGGGCGGCCGGCACGGCGATCTGGACGATCGACGTCGCGTTTCCCCTCGACGCATTCGAGGCGGCGTTGAAGGATCTCGGCGCGCGCTTGAACGACGGCGGGGAGTGGATCGCGACCCTGCCGCAGGTCGCCGGGTTCTCCGCGGAGCAAGTCGCGGTCCAGCTCCTCGTCGCCCGGGAACGGGAGCCCGAGGGTCTCCCGGAGGACGCAGGGCTCCGGCGGGTCAGCCGCGAGCCGGAGCAGCCGCGCGTCGCGGCCGAAGAGACGGAGCGGGCGGCGGTCCGCACCCTCCGCCTCGAGGCCTCCCGGCTGGAAGCGCTCCTCGCGGAGGCGGACGAAGCGCGGGCGCGCTTCCAGAAGCTTTCGGGCGAGATGGTGCGCCTGGAGGAGGGCCTTCCCCCTTCGCAGAGGGTGATCGCGGCGCGTCTCCGGCTGCGCCTCGACGGTTCGCTCGAGCGGCTCGCCCGGCAGGCGGCGGGGATCCGCACGGTTCCGATCTCGCGGCTCGGGGACCGGCTGAGCCGGGCGGCGAAGCGGATCCTCGAAAGCTCCGGCAAGAAGGCGGAGTTCCGGATCGTCGGAGGGGAGTCCGAGATCGACCGTGGGCTCGCGGACGATCTCGCCGATCCGCTCCTCCACATCGTGCGCAACGCGGTCGACCACGGGATCGAGTCCCCCGGGGAACGCCGCGCGGCGGGCAAGCCGGAGAGCGGCACGGTGACGCTCATGGCGCGCTCCCGGAACTCGCGGCTCCTGATCTCGCTCGCCGACGACGGGCGCGGCATCGACACCCTGGCCGTCGTGCGCCGGGCTCGAGAGCTCGGATGGATCCGGCCGGAAGCCGAGCCGACCGAGGAGGAAGCCCGCGCTTTCCTCTTCCGCCCGGGATTTTCGACCGCGTCCGCCGTCTCGGAGATCTCCGGGCGCGGAGTGGGCCTCGACCTCGTCGCCGAGCGGGTCGCGGCGCGCCACGGCGAGGTCCGGGTCCTCTCGACGCCCGGACGCGGAACGCGGTTCGAGATCGAGATCGCGATCGCGCAGGCGGTCTTCGACGCGCTCGTCGTCCTCGAACAGGATCGCGCCTGGGCGTTCCCGCTCGCGGCGATCGCGCGCGTCGCGCGGGAGAGCGCCGGCGACGCCGCGATCCCGCTCTCGCGCGTTGTCGCCGGGACGGAACCCGCCGCCGGACCCGGTCGCGTGACCGTCTTCCTGTCCGATCGCAGCGCGATCTCGGTCGCCCGCGTCCTCCGCCAGGAGATGCTCGTCGTCCGGCCGGTCGTGACCGGCGACGCGGCGCCGTTCCTGAT
- a CDS encoding response regulator, which produces MIKRILVVEDSDATRSMIVAALDDPDRREVFEASSGFEALRLLPRHLFDAIVTDVNMPDINGLELIGFLKNHPQYRTIPILVVSTEVAAADVERAMALGSQDYVRKPFSAEQICSAVDRLLATPPSLT; this is translated from the coding sequence GTGATCAAGCGCATCCTCGTCGTGGAGGATTCCGACGCGACGCGGTCGATGATCGTCGCGGCGCTCGACGATCCGGATCGGCGGGAGGTCTTCGAAGCGTCCTCGGGATTCGAAGCCCTGCGGCTGCTGCCCCGGCACCTTTTCGACGCGATCGTCACCGACGTGAACATGCCCGACATCAACGGCCTCGAGCTCATCGGCTTCCTGAAGAACCACCCGCAATACCGGACGATCCCGATTCTCGTCGTGTCCACCGAGGTCGCGGCGGCCGACGTCGAGCGCGCGATGGCGCTCGGATCGCAGGATTACGTCCGCAAGCCCTTTTCGGCCGAGCAGATCTGCTCGGCGGTCGACCGACTCCTCGCTACACCCCCCTCGCTGACATGA